From Lolium perenne isolate Kyuss_39 chromosome 5, Kyuss_2.0, whole genome shotgun sequence, a single genomic window includes:
- the LOC127304260 gene encoding cytochrome P450 71A1-like codes for MGRLPRRGRVREGGKLAATRSSTGGGKLEAWHQFLNEIIAQHLENNYDYSAMEDEEDFLDILLRLREEGTAGLELTDDSIKSLVKDMIFAGTKTTSITLEWAMAELIQNPRAMAKLQDEIARVSNGNPTTEEDDLHRMEYLKAVLKESLRLHPPAPLFIPHESTAAAVVQGYEIPAKTALFINAWAIGRDPAAWGDAAKEFQPERFLDGGGVASIDLRGNDYQLLPFGAGRRVCPAISFALPALEIALASLVGHFDWELPIGTRLDMSEAPGLTTPPLAPLRLLPKCKTLV; via the exons ATGGGGAGGTTACCACGGCGAGGGCGCGTGAGAGAGGGCGGTAAACTGGCTGCGACGAGGAGCAGCACCGGCGGCGGCAA GCTCGAAGCGTGGCATCAGTTCCTGAACGAGATTATCGCACAGCACCTTGAGAACAATTATGACTACAGCgcaatggaagatgaggaggactTCTTGGACATCCTGCTGCGCCTGAGAGAAGAAGGAACCGCCGGACTAGAGCTCACCGACGATAGCATCAAAAGCCTCGTCAAG GACATGATCTTCGCTGGAACCAAGACGACATCTATCACGCTGGAATGGGCCATGGCTGAGCTCATCCAAAACCCGCGGGCAATGGCCAAGCTGCAGGACGAGATAGCACGAGTCTCCAACGGCAACCCGACCACCGAGGAAGACGACCTGCACAGGATGGAGTATCTCAAGGCAGTGCTCAAGGAGTCGCTCCGGCTCCACCCGCCGGCGCCGCTCTTCATCCCGCACGAGTCGACGGCCGCCGCCGTCGTCCAGGGATACGAAATCCCGGCCAAGACCGCGCTCTTCATCAACGCGTGGGCGATCGGGCGGGACCCGGCGGCGTGGGGCGACGCGGCAAAGGAGTTCCAACCGGAGCGGTTCCTCGACGGCGGTGGCGTGGCGAGCATCGACCTGCGGGGGAACGACTACCAGCTCCTCCCTTTCGGCGCCGGTCGACGGGTCTGCCCCGCCATCAGCTTCGCGCTTCCGGCGCTGGAGATCGCGCTCGCCAGCCTCGTCGGCCACTTCGATTGGGAGCTCCCCATCGGGACACGTCTAGACATGAGCGAGGCGCCGGGGCTGACCACTCCGCCGCTAGCTCCGCTGCGCCTCCTCCCCAAGTGCAAGACACTTGTTTAG
- the LOC127304261 gene encoding cytochrome P450 71A1-like: MEYLKAVLKESLRLHPPAPLLVPHESTAAAVVQGYEIPAKTALFINAWAIGRDPAAWGDAAKEFQPSGSSTAVAWRASTCGGTTTSSSLSAPVDGSAPAVAFALPALEIALASLVGHFDWELPIGTRLDMSEAPADHSAASSAAPPPQVQDTCLGSA, encoded by the coding sequence ATGGAGTATCTCAAGGCGGTGCTCAAGGAGTCGCTCCGGCTCCACCCGCCGGCGCCGCTCCTCGTCCCGCACGAGTCGACGGCCGCCGCCGTCGTCCAGGGATACGAAATCCCGGCCAAGACCGCGCTCTTCATCAACGCGTGGGCGATCGGGCGGGACCCGGCGGCGTGGGGCGACGCGGCAAAGGAGTTCCAACCGAGCGGTTCCTCGACGGCGGTGGCGTGGCGAGCATCGACCTGCGGGGGAACGACTACCAGCTCCTCCCTTTCGGCGCCGGTCGACGGGTCTGCCCCCGCCGTCGCCTTCGCGCTTCCGGCGCTGGAGATCGCGCTCGCCAGCCTCGTCGGCCACTTCGATTGGGAGCTCCCCATCGGGACACGTCTAGACATGAGCGAGGCGCCGGCTGACCACTCCGCCGCTAGCTCCGCTGCGCCTCCTCCCCAAGTGCAAGACACTTGTTTAGGTAGTGCCTAG
- the LOC127302565 gene encoding cytochrome P450 71A1, with the protein MSPYAVVATVLLALCYAVVRKARGRSSKLPPSPPSLPLLGHLHLLGHLPHRSLRELHLLYGTDSGLLFLQLGRRPTLVVSTAAAAADLYKNHDLAFASRVPNAAVDKLSFGPDKNISFAPYGDAWRRRKKMAVVHLLSPRRADSFGPVRAAEAAALVAGARRAAEAGEAVELRDLLYSYSNAVVTRAAARTAGATMEKMKQLMGNTTALMSGLQAEDVLPDVAARVVRWATGLEKRLDGRVEAWHQFLNEIIAEHLEKKCDYSAGEEEDFLDVLLRLRKEGTAGLELTDDSIKSLVKDMIFAGTETTSITLEWAMAELIGNPRAMAKLQDEVARVSSGKPTIEEDDLHRMEYLKAVLKESLRLHPPAPLLVPHESTTVAAVQGYEILAKTALFINAWAIGRDPAAWGDAAEEFQPERFLDGSSVTGIDLRGNDYQLLPFGAGRRVCPAISFALPALEIALASLVRHFDWELPIGTCLDMSEAPGLTTPPLAPLRLLPKCKTLV; encoded by the exons ATGTCTCCTTACGCCGTCGTCGCAACTGTGCTCCTCGCCTTGTGCTATGCCGTTGTCAGGAAGGCCCGAGGCCGCAGCAGCAAGCTCCCGCCCTCGCCGCCGTCGCTCCCGCTGCTCGGCCACCTCCACCTCCTGGGCCACCTCCCGCACCGCTCCCTCCGCGAGCTGCACCTCCTATACGGCACCGACAGCGGCCTCCTGTtcttgcagctcgggcgcaggccGACGCTGGTGGtgtccacggcggcggcggcggcggacctGTACAAGAACCACGACCTCGCCTTCGCCTCCCGCGTTCCCAACGCGGCGGTGGACAAGCTCTCCTTCGGCCCCGACAAGAACATCTCCTTCGCGCCCTATGGCGACGCCTGGCGCCGCCGCAAGAAGATGGCCGTGGTCCACCTACTGTCCCCGCGCCGCGCCGACTCGTTCGGCCCCGTGCGCGCCGCTGAGGCAGCTGCCCTCGTCGCTGGAGCCCGCCGCGCCGCCGAGGCGGGTGAGGCCGTGGAGCTAAGGGATCTCTTGTACAGCTACAGCAACGCGGTGGTCACCCGCGCGGCTGCTCGCACAGCGGGGGCAACGATGGAGAAGATGAAGCAGCTTATGGGGAACACCACGGCGCTCATGTCGGGGCTCCAGGCGGAGGACGTGCTTCCCGACGTGGCGGCGAGGGTGGTGAGGTGGGCGACGGGGCTCGAGAAGAGACTCGACGGCAGGGTCGAAGCGTGGCATCAGTTCCTGAACGAGATAATCGCAGAGCACCTTGAGAAGAAGTGTGACTACAGCGcaggggaagaggaggacttcttgGACGTCTTGCTGCGCCTGAGGAAAGAAGGCACCGCCGGACTAGAGCTCACCGACGATAGCATCAAAAGCCTCGTCAAG GACATGATCTTCGCTGGAACAGAGACGACATCTATCACGCTGGAATGGGCCATGGCGGAGCTCATCGGAAACCCTCGGGCAATGGCCAAGCTGCAGGACGAGGTGGCACGAGTCTCCAGCGGCAAGCCGACCATCGAGGAAGACGACCTGCACAGGATGGAGTATCTCAAGGCAGTGCTGAAGGAGTCGCTCCGGCTCCACCCGCCGGCGCCGCTCCTCGTCCCGCACGAGTCCACGACGGTGGCCGCCGTCCAAGGATACGAAATCCTGGCCAAGACCGCGCTCTTCATCAACGCGTGGGCGATCGGGCGGGACCCGGCGGCGTggggcgacgcggcggaggagttCCAGCCGGAGCGGTTCCTTGACGGCAGCAGCGTGACAGGTATCGACCTGCGGGGAAACGACTACCAGCTCCTCCCTTTCGGCGCCGGTCGACGGGTCTGCCCCGCCATCAGCTTCGCGCTTCCGGCGCTGGAGATCGCGCTCGCTAGCCTTGTCCGCCACTTCGATTGGGAGCTCCCCATCGGGACATGTCTGGACATGAGCGAGGCGCCGGGGCTGACCACTCCGCCGCTAGCTCCGCTGCGCCTTCTCCCCAAGTGCAAGACACTTGTTTAG
- the LOC127304262 gene encoding cytochrome P450 71A1-like produces the protein MEDEEDFLDVLLRLREEGTAGLELTDDSIKSLVKDMIFAGTKMTSITLEWAMAELIQNPRAMAKLQDEVARVSNGNPTTEEDDLHRMEYLKAVLKESLRLHPPAPLLVPHESTAAAVVQGYEIPAKTALFINAWAIGRDPAAWGDAAKEFQPERFLDGGGVASIDLRGNDYQLLPFGAGRRVCPAISFALPALEIALASLVGHFDWELPIGTRLDMSEAPG, from the exons atggaagatgaggaggactTCTTGGACGTCCTGCTGCGCCTGAGAGAAGAAGGAACCGCCGGACTAGAGCTCACCGACGATAGCATCAAAAGCCTCGTCAAG GACATGATCTTCGCTGGAACCAAGATGACATCTATCACGCTGGAATGGGCCATGGCTGAGCTCATCCAAAACCCGCGGGCAATGGCCAAGCTGCAGGACGAGGTAGCACGAGTCTCCAACGGCAACCCGACCACCGAGGAAGACGACCTGCACAGGATGGAGTATCTCAAGGCAGTGCTCAAGGAGTCGCTCCGGCTCCACCCGCCGGCGCCGCTCCTCGTCCCGCACGAGTCGACGGCCGCCGCCGTCGTCCAGGGATACGAAATCCCGGCCAAGACCGCGCTCTTCATCAACGCGTGGGCGATCGGGCGGGACCCGGCGGCGTGGGGCGACGCGGCAAAGGAGTTCCAACCGGAGCGGTTCCTCGACGGCGGTGGCGTGGCGAGCATCGACCTGCGGGGGAACGACTACCAGCTCCTCCCTTTCGGCGCCGGTCGACGGGTCTGCCCCGCCATCAGCTTCGCGCTTCCGGCGCTGGAGATCGCGCTCGCCAGCCTCGTCGGCCACTTCGATTGGGAGCTCCCCATCGGGACACGTCTAGACATGAGCGAGGCGCCGGGCTGA
- the LOC127302564 gene encoding endoglucanase 23: MASSPVHHWRVRVLLLLALYLASASAWPSWPWRRTLSAQHDYRDALSKCILFFEGQRSGRLPPSQRAAWRGDSGLTDGQAAGVDLEGGYYDAGDNVKFGFPMAFTTTMLAWSVLEFGDDMPRDERRHAAEAVRWATDYLLKTVAHPGVIFMQVGDPWKDHQCWERPEDMDTERTVYNVTTGRPGSEVAGETAAALAAASIVFRGEGDREYAELLLANAKKAFEFADTYRGAYSDDPDLKAAGCPFYCDFDGYQDELLWSAAWLRRASGDDKFQEYIQVNGKTLGAEDNINEFGWDNKHAGLNVLVSKEFIDGVAMSMQSYKESADSFICTLIPESSSPHIQYTPGGMIYKPGGSNMQHVTSISFLLLTYAKYLSKSSHTVNCGDISVGPDTLRLQAKKQVDYLLGDNPMKMSYMVGYGDRYPQRIHHRGSSVPSIKSHPERLACKDGTPYFDSSSPNPNPLVGAVVGGPGEDDAYGDERADFRKSEPTTYINAPLVGVLAYFVGNPNTGHIRH, encoded by the exons ATGGCCTCTTCTCCCGTCCACCACTGGCGCGTGCGCGTCCTACTACTGCTCGCGCTGTACCTCGCCTCGGCGTCGGCGTGGCCGTCGTGGCCGTGGCGGCGGACCTTGAGCGCGCAGCACGACTACCGCGACGCGCTCTCCAAGTGCATACTCTTCTTCGAGGGGCAGCGGTCGGGGCGGCTGCCGCCGTCGCAGCGCGCCGCGTGGCGCGGCGACTCCGGCCTTACCGACGGCCAGGCGGCGGGCGTCGACCTCGAGGGCGGCTACTACGACGCCGGCGACAACGTCAAGTTCGGCTTCCCCATGGCCTTCACCACCACCATGCTGGCCTGGAGCGTCCTCGAGTTCGGCGACGACATGCCCCGCGACGAGCGCCGCCACGCCGCCGAAGCCGTGCGCTGGGCCACCGACTACCTCCTCAAGACCGTCGCCCACCCCGGCGTCATCTTCATGCAG GTGGGCGACCCGTGGAAGGACCACCAGTgctgggagaggccggaggacatGGACACGGAGCGCACCGTGTACAACGTCACCACGGGGCGGCCGGGGTCGGAGGTGGCaggggagacggcggcggcgctggctgCGGCGTCCATCGTGTTCCGCGGCGAGGGTGACCGGGAGTACGCCGAGCTGCTGCTCGCCAACGCCAAGAAGGCGTTCGAGTTCGCCGACACGTACAGGGGCGCGTACAGCGACGACCCGGACCTCAAAGCCGCCGGCTGCCCTTTCTACTGCGACTTCGACGGGTATCAG GATGAGCTGCTGTGGAGTGCGGCATGGCTACGGAGGGCCTCTGGAGACGACAAATTCCAGGAATACATCCAGGTTAACGGCAAAACCCTCGGAGCAGAGGACAACATCAACGAGTTTGGTTGGGACAACAAACACGCTGGTCTCAACGTTCTTGTTTCCAAG GAGTTCATAGACGGAGTGGCCATGTCTATGCAGTCCTACAAAGAGTCTGCAGATAGCTTCATCTGCACGCTCATCCCGGAGTCGTCATCGCCGCACATACAGTACACGCCTGGGGGCATGATCTACAAGCCAGGAGGCAGCAATATGCAGCATGTCACCTCCATTTCGTTCCTGCtcctaacctatgccaagtacctttccaagtcctctcaCACTGTTAACTGTGGGGATATTTCAGTTGGTCCAGACACTCTTCGGCTGCAAGCCAAAAAACAG GTTGATTATCTATTAGGAGACAACCCGATGAAAATGTCGTACATGGTCGGGTATGGCGATCGATATCCTCAACGGATCCACCACCGAGGATCATCTGTCCCTTCCATCAAGAGCCACCCTGAGCGCTTGGCGTGCAAAGACGGCACGCCTTACTTTGATTCATCTAGCCCAAACCCTAACCCATTGGTCGGAGCAGTCGTTGGAGGGCCGGGGGAGGATGATGCTTATGGGGACGAGCGTGCTGATTTCAGGAAATCTGAACCAACTACCTACATCAACGCTCCCTTGGTAGGGGTTCTTGCCTACTTTGTTGGCAACCCAAATACAGGACATATCAGACATTGA